Proteins encoded within one genomic window of Halodesulfurarchaeum formicicum:
- the ftsZ gene encoding cell division protein FtsZ, with the protein MQDIVQDALDNAEEEARETPDADDASEFGDPRIVIVGCGGAGNNTVNRLYNIGVEGADTVAINTDKQHLKMVEADTKILVGKSLTNGLGAGGDPSMGERATEMAQGTIKEVLGDADLVFVTAGMGGGTGTGAAPVVSQIAKEQGAIVVGMVSTPFNVERARTVKAEEGLEKLRSEADSIIVLDNNRLLDYVPNLPIGKAFSVMDQIIAETVKGISETITQPSLINLDYADMTAIMNQGGVAVMLVGETQDKNKTQEVVKDAMNHPLLDVDYRGASGGLVHITGGPDLTLKEAEGIADNITERLDASANVIWGARIQENYKGKVRVMAIMTGVQSAQVLGPSTQEQADRSRAEIENPGSTESSPSFGAHSDGGQDELEQENGLDVIR; encoded by the coding sequence ATGCAAGACATCGTTCAAGACGCCCTTGACAACGCCGAAGAGGAGGCGAGGGAGACGCCGGATGCCGACGACGCGTCGGAATTCGGGGATCCGCGGATCGTCATCGTCGGCTGTGGCGGCGCGGGGAACAACACGGTCAACCGACTCTACAACATCGGCGTGGAGGGCGCCGACACGGTCGCGATCAACACCGACAAGCAGCACCTCAAAATGGTCGAGGCCGACACGAAGATCCTGGTCGGGAAGTCCCTGACCAACGGCCTCGGAGCCGGTGGCGATCCTAGCATGGGCGAGCGCGCGACCGAGATGGCCCAGGGGACCATCAAGGAAGTGCTCGGAGACGCCGACCTGGTCTTCGTCACCGCCGGGATGGGCGGCGGCACCGGGACCGGAGCCGCACCGGTCGTCTCTCAGATCGCCAAAGAACAGGGCGCGATCGTCGTCGGGATGGTCTCGACGCCGTTCAACGTCGAGCGCGCACGGACCGTCAAGGCCGAGGAGGGCCTCGAAAAGCTCCGCAGCGAGGCCGACTCGATCATCGTCCTCGACAACAACCGACTGCTGGACTACGTTCCCAACCTCCCGATCGGCAAGGCCTTCTCGGTCATGGACCAGATCATCGCCGAGACGGTCAAGGGTATCTCGGAGACGATCACCCAGCCGTCCCTGATCAACCTCGACTACGCGGACATGACCGCCATCATGAACCAGGGCGGCGTGGCCGTGATGCTCGTCGGGGAGACCCAGGACAAGAACAAGACCCAGGAAGTGGTGAAAGACGCGATGAACCACCCGCTTTTGGACGTGGACTACCGTGGGGCCTCCGGCGGCCTCGTCCACATCACGGGTGGCCCCGACCTCACGCTCAAGGAGGCCGAGGGCATCGCGGACAACATCACCGAGCGACTCGATGCCTCCGCGAACGTCATCTGGGGCGCGCGGATCCAGGAGAACTACAAGGGCAAGGTCCGGGTGATGGCCATCATGACCGGCGTGCAGAGCGCCCAGGTCCTCGGGCCATCCACTCAGGAGCAGGCCGACCGCTCCCGTGCAGAGATCGAGAATCCCGGTTCGACGGAGAGTTCCCCCTCCTTCGGGGCTCACTCCGACGGCGGCCAGGACGAACTCGAACAGGAGAACGGCCTGGACGTCATCCGATAG
- the ncsA gene encoding tRNA 2-thiolation protein NcsA: MECDRCGREAVIHVAYSGAHLCGTHLRQSVDRRVRRRIRSDGLLPDTATPEDPVTWLIGLSGGKDSAVLTHILADTFGDDPRVELIALSIHEGIAGYRDESLSAAESLVEDRPVEYVSTSYEREFDLRMDEVAEADPWDMAPCAYCGVFRRDILSAVATEYDADLLLTGHNLDDEAETALMNIFEGDVAQMAQHYDASLAPLEAREADSPFVPRAKPLRDVPESEIALYARLSDIPAHIAECPHSSESFRGTVQELLLELEADHPGTRHSIMSGYEELAKLAATQKRRGEHGPAGVCEECGAPTDGDRCRACELQAALE, encoded by the coding sequence ATGGAATGTGATCGGTGTGGTCGGGAGGCCGTTATTCACGTGGCTTACTCCGGGGCCCACCTCTGTGGAACGCATCTCCGCCAGTCGGTCGACCGGCGCGTGCGCCGGCGCATTCGCTCCGATGGACTGCTGCCGGACACTGCGACCCCCGAGGATCCCGTCACCTGGCTGATCGGCCTCTCGGGCGGCAAGGACAGTGCCGTTCTCACCCATATTCTGGCCGATACTTTTGGAGACGACCCCCGGGTCGAACTGATCGCCCTCTCGATTCACGAGGGCATCGCGGGCTACCGCGACGAGAGCCTCTCGGCCGCCGAATCGCTCGTCGAAGACCGTCCGGTGGAATACGTGAGCACCTCCTACGAGCGGGAGTTCGACCTCCGGATGGACGAGGTCGCCGAAGCCGACCCCTGGGACATGGCCCCGTGTGCGTACTGTGGGGTCTTTCGCCGCGACATCCTCTCGGCGGTCGCAACCGAGTACGACGCCGACCTGCTCCTGACGGGGCACAACCTGGACGACGAGGCCGAGACGGCCCTGATGAACATCTTCGAGGGCGACGTCGCCCAGATGGCCCAGCACTACGACGCGAGCCTGGCGCCCCTCGAAGCACGCGAGGCGGACAGTCCGTTCGTCCCCCGGGCGAAGCCACTTCGGGACGTTCCGGAGTCCGAGATCGCGCTGTACGCTCGCCTCAGCGATATTCCGGCCCACATCGCCGAGTGCCCCCACAGCAGCGAATCCTTCCGCGGGACCGTCCAGGAGCTCTTGCTCGAACTCGAAGCGGACCATCCGGGGACCCGCCATTCGATCATGTCGGGATACGAGGAATTGGCCAAGCTCGCGGCCACACAGAAGCGTCGCGGGGAGCATGGGCCCGCCGGTGTCTGTGAGGAATGTGGGGCGCCGACCGATGGCGATCGCTGTCGAGCGTGTGAATTGCAGGCCGCATTAGAATAG
- a CDS encoding aminopeptidase, whose amino-acid sequence MDPRIREHARIIVDHSTEIESGDNVLVTAPPVAEDLAVAVYEELGKRGAHPMRMGGGSRASRAYLRAADPEDFELPEHLLAAVEEADAAIRVRADRNTNEQGDVAPETNTAYQKVRQPISDALMDTRWVLTQHPAPGNAQDAEMSTEAYADFVYEAINKDWEAQREHQAQMVEILESGTEVHLKSGTETDLTMRIDGMLTRNDDAEHNLPGGEVFTAPVPDSVEGTVLFDMPLMAQGREITDVYLEFEGGRVVEHSAAKNEDVLSAVLETDDGARRIGELGIGMNRSIDQFTYNMLFDEKMGDTVHLALGRAYEDTVGEDRERNDSAIHMDMIVDMSEDSLIEVDGELVQRNGTFVFEDGFEAN is encoded by the coding sequence ATGGATCCCCGCATTCGGGAGCACGCACGCATCATCGTCGACCACTCCACGGAGATCGAATCAGGTGACAACGTCCTCGTCACGGCCCCGCCCGTCGCCGAGGATCTGGCGGTTGCCGTCTACGAGGAACTCGGGAAGCGCGGTGCCCACCCGATGCGTATGGGGGGCGGTTCGAGAGCCAGCCGCGCCTATCTTCGCGCAGCGGACCCCGAGGACTTCGAATTGCCCGAACACCTGCTCGCCGCGGTCGAGGAAGCCGACGCCGCGATCCGCGTTCGGGCCGACCGGAATACGAACGAGCAGGGTGATGTGGCTCCCGAGACGAACACCGCCTACCAGAAGGTCCGCCAGCCGATCTCGGACGCGTTGATGGACACTCGCTGGGTGCTGACCCAGCACCCGGCCCCCGGAAACGCACAGGACGCCGAGATGAGCACGGAGGCCTACGCGGACTTCGTGTACGAGGCGATCAACAAGGACTGGGAAGCCCAACGCGAGCATCAGGCCCAGATGGTCGAGATCTTGGAGAGCGGGACCGAGGTCCACCTCAAGAGCGGGACCGAGACCGACCTCACGATGCGAATCGACGGCATGCTGACCCGGAACGACGACGCCGAACACAACCTGCCCGGCGGCGAGGTCTTCACCGCGCCGGTCCCTGATTCGGTCGAGGGAACGGTGCTCTTTGACATGCCGCTCATGGCCCAGGGCCGGGAGATCACCGACGTGTACCTGGAGTTCGAAGGGGGCCGTGTCGTCGAGCACTCGGCGGCCAAAAACGAGGACGTGCTCTCGGCGGTCCTGGAGACCGACGACGGGGCCCGCCGGATCGGCGAACTCGGGATCGGCATGAACCGCTCGATCGACCAGTTCACCTACAACATGCTCTTCGACGAGAAGATGGGCGACACCGTCCACCTGGCGCTGGGTCGGGCCTACGAGGACACTGTCGGCGAGGACCGGGAGCGCAACGACTCGGCCATCCACATGGACATGATCGTCGACATGAGCGAGGACTCCCTGATCGAGGTCGACGGCGAACTCGTCCAGCGAAACGGGACCTTCGTCTTCGAGGACGGCTTCGAAGCGAACTGA
- a CDS encoding class I SAM-dependent methyltransferase, translating into MRRFTEAYLRDTRRGLWEDREALAPLFRGEPERILDVGAGTGEFTRVLREESGGWVVSLDADASLLRAGAVETPIQGDATRLPIPDRTFDLAACQALLVNLPDPDRAIRELMRVSADRVAAVEPDNSAVTVESTVENEATLASRARAHYLDGLETDASLGADLGVRFERAGLREVAVTKHVHERRIEPPYSEAAMESARRKVTATRIDAHRETMLAGDLERADFDRLRDKWQAMGRAVAEQVQAGTYRRIERIPFYVAVGQIEH; encoded by the coding sequence GTGCGCCGTTTCACGGAAGCCTATCTACGCGATACCCGCCGTGGGCTCTGGGAGGATCGGGAGGCGCTGGCTCCGCTGTTCCGTGGAGAACCCGAACGTATTCTCGATGTGGGCGCCGGGACGGGCGAGTTCACGCGAGTCTTGCGCGAGGAATCTGGGGGGTGGGTCGTCTCACTCGACGCCGACGCTTCCTTGCTCCGTGCCGGGGCAGTCGAGACACCGATCCAGGGGGATGCCACGCGACTCCCCATCCCCGACCGGACATTTGACCTGGCGGCCTGCCAGGCCCTGCTTGTGAATCTTCCAGATCCAGATCGCGCGATTCGGGAATTGATGCGGGTCTCTGCGGACCGCGTTGCCGCCGTCGAACCCGACAACAGCGCGGTGACCGTCGAATCGACCGTCGAAAACGAGGCTACCCTGGCCAGTCGGGCTCGGGCTCACTATCTCGACGGCCTGGAGACCGACGCCAGTCTCGGGGCCGATCTGGGGGTTCGATTCGAGCGGGCCGGGCTCCGAGAGGTCGCGGTAACCAAGCACGTCCACGAGCGACGCATCGAGCCGCCGTATTCGGAGGCGGCCATGGAGTCGGCTCGGCGGAAGGTGACTGCCACTCGCATCGACGCTCACCGCGAGACGATGCTCGCCGGCGACCTGGAGCGGGCTGATTTCGACCGATTACGCGACAAGTGGCAGGCGATGGGGCGGGCGGTCGCCGAACAGGTACAGGCGGGCACCTACCGTCGGATCGAGCGGATCCCGTTTTACGTTGCCGTCGGGCAGATCGAGCACTGA
- a CDS encoding deoxyribonuclease IV, with the protein MRIGAHVSIAGGVDNAVERELAVGGNCGQIFTHSPQVWQTPDIDPEEATDFVEGTAANLAGPWVIHASYLVNLATPKDDLRRKSIDSMQAEVDAAATLEIPYVNVHLGAHTGAGVEGGIENAAAALDELDIPEDVTVLVESDAGSGTKLGGDFEHLAAVLEQSSQDLEVCLDTAHAFAAGYDLSSPAAVKETVAAFDDVIGLDSLACIHLNDSKHAVGTNKDEHAHLGEGEIGVDGIRSILNHEALRELPFVLETPTEDGRGFEWNIDRARELREA; encoded by the coding sequence ATGCGAATCGGAGCACACGTCTCTATCGCCGGTGGGGTCGACAACGCCGTCGAGCGAGAGCTCGCGGTGGGCGGGAACTGCGGCCAGATCTTCACGCACTCCCCGCAGGTCTGGCAGACCCCGGACATCGATCCCGAGGAGGCTACGGACTTTGTCGAGGGCACGGCGGCCAACCTCGCGGGCCCGTGGGTGATTCACGCCTCGTATCTCGTCAATCTCGCGACCCCGAAAGACGACCTGCGACGGAAATCGATCGACTCGATGCAGGCCGAAGTCGATGCCGCCGCCACACTCGAGATTCCTTACGTCAACGTCCATCTCGGCGCGCATACGGGGGCGGGAGTCGAGGGCGGCATCGAGAACGCAGCCGCCGCACTGGACGAACTCGATATTCCCGAGGACGTGACCGTCCTGGTCGAATCCGATGCGGGCAGCGGGACGAAACTCGGCGGTGACTTCGAACACCTGGCCGCGGTCCTGGAACAATCTTCCCAGGACCTCGAGGTCTGTCTCGACACGGCCCATGCCTTCGCGGCGGGCTATGACCTCTCTTCGCCCGCGGCAGTCAAGGAGACCGTCGCGGCGTTCGATGACGTGATCGGGTTGGACTCACTTGCCTGCATTCACCTGAACGATTCGAAACACGCGGTGGGAACGAACAAGGACGAACACGCCCATCTCGGTGAGGGCGAGATCGGCGTGGACGGCATTCGCTCGATTTTGAACCACGAAGCCCTCCGGGAGCTTCCTTTCGTCCTCGAGACGCCCACGGAGGACGGTCGGGGCTTCGAGTGGAACATCGACCGGGCCAGGGAGCTCCGAGAGGCTTAA
- a CDS encoding serine/threonine-protein kinase RIO2, which produces MAGTVADAMADLAPEDFHLLSGVEQGMRFSEWVNREKLPDFSGLTTENVDFHLNRMLDLELIERKTIQYEGIKLTQRGYDALALHTFAERGTIEGFGAPLGVGKESDVYEVESYKPLALKFHREGFANFRAVRRERDYTADREHVSWLYTARKAAEREYEALETLYPAVSVPQPIDQNRHAIVMEKVPGVELAKARLPDEQVRGVLELILRELQTAYQAGFVHADISEYNVFVASEGITLFDWPQAVPVDHDNAEEFLRRDIENITSYFERKYPGQIGEIDTDSIATAIEDGTFDRLD; this is translated from the coding sequence ATGGCCGGAACTGTCGCCGACGCGATGGCCGACCTCGCACCCGAGGATTTCCATCTCCTCTCGGGCGTCGAGCAGGGGATGCGATTCTCCGAGTGGGTCAATCGCGAGAAACTGCCCGATTTTTCGGGTTTAACCACGGAAAACGTCGATTTTCACCTGAATCGGATGCTCGATCTGGAGCTCATCGAGCGCAAAACCATCCAGTACGAGGGCATCAAGCTGACCCAGCGGGGATACGACGCACTCGCGTTGCATACCTTCGCCGAGCGGGGGACAATCGAAGGATTTGGCGCGCCACTCGGGGTCGGCAAGGAATCAGACGTCTACGAGGTCGAGTCCTACAAGCCCCTCGCGCTGAAGTTCCACCGCGAGGGGTTCGCGAACTTCCGGGCCGTGCGGCGAGAGCGGGACTATACCGCGGATCGTGAACACGTCTCCTGGCTCTATACCGCCCGCAAAGCCGCCGAACGGGAGTATGAAGCCCTGGAGACGCTGTACCCGGCGGTGTCGGTCCCCCAGCCGATCGACCAGAACCGCCACGCCATCGTCATGGAGAAAGTCCCCGGCGTGGAACTGGCCAAAGCCAGACTCCCCGACGAGCAGGTCCGTGGCGTCTTGGAGCTGATCCTGCGGGAGCTTCAGACGGCCTATCAGGCCGGGTTCGTGCACGCAGACATCAGTGAGTACAACGTCTTCGTCGCGTCGGAAGGTATCACGCTGTTCGACTGGCCACAGGCCGTGCCCGTCGATCACGACAACGCCGAGGAGTTCCTCCGCCGGGACATCGAGAACATCACCAGCTACTTCGAGCGCAAGTATCCCGGACAAATCGGGGAAATCGACACCGATTCCATCGCGACAGCCATCGAAGACGGCACGTTTGACCGGCTCGACTAG
- a CDS encoding ATP-binding protein has protein sequence MARETERIVVSEDGLSLPVIEVLTGRGAIFGKSGSGKSNTASVVVEELLERGFPVLIIDIEGEYATLKDRYDVVHVGDGDQYDYGLFETDPGKIVDFCLDQHRPVVIDISEILEIERAEVTIRDTLQLLFSREKHENKPFLVLVEEVHEFLPQQGGLDDLGEMLIRIAKRGRKRGLGLLGMSQRPASVDKNFITQCDWLVFHRLTWENDTRVVKSILGSDYAADVKELRTGSAFLMADWEDAVRQVTFRRKRTDDAGDTPSLSPSQRRDLTSPTEESPETDSESVAEQAAETESDAETAATEPDDASAAASTSDAEAGVTPLDADPPTVLVDRAEAEETDPVERSPEPVDRSDPEPSSSTPDSTAVPEPLAEPARREDSRVDARDADPGAAETLWELGHLVTYVLLRAFSGLRYGVRLAYAQVTGQSKPVDRLAPLSIGGDPDRSASTRFAIRVLIVLLAVIGGLVVFAVAGL, from the coding sequence ATGGCTCGCGAGACGGAGCGGATCGTCGTCTCCGAGGATGGGTTGTCCCTGCCGGTCATCGAGGTGTTGACCGGACGGGGCGCCATCTTCGGGAAGAGTGGCTCCGGGAAGAGCAACACCGCGAGTGTCGTCGTCGAGGAGCTCCTCGAACGCGGGTTTCCCGTCCTCATCATCGACATCGAAGGGGAGTATGCGACACTCAAGGATCGCTACGATGTCGTGCACGTCGGGGACGGCGACCAGTACGATTACGGCCTGTTCGAAACCGACCCGGGGAAGATCGTCGACTTCTGTCTCGATCAGCACCGGCCGGTCGTCATCGACATTTCCGAAATTCTGGAGATCGAACGGGCCGAGGTGACGATCCGGGACACATTGCAGTTGCTCTTCTCCCGCGAGAAACACGAGAACAAGCCCTTCCTCGTGCTGGTCGAGGAGGTCCACGAGTTTCTGCCCCAGCAGGGTGGGCTCGATGACCTGGGGGAGATGCTCATCCGGATCGCAAAGCGGGGCCGAAAGCGTGGACTCGGGCTCCTGGGGATGTCCCAGCGACCCGCCTCGGTCGACAAGAACTTTATCACACAGTGTGACTGGCTGGTCTTCCATCGCCTGACCTGGGAGAACGATACCCGGGTCGTGAAATCGATCCTCGGGAGTGATTATGCCGCGGACGTCAAGGAACTGCGTACGGGGTCGGCCTTCCTCATGGCCGACTGGGAGGACGCCGTCAGGCAGGTCACGTTCCGGCGCAAGCGAACGGACGATGCGGGAGATACCCCCTCGCTGTCGCCATCACAACGCCGTGACCTGACGTCCCCCACAGAGGAATCGCCCGAGACCGATTCTGAATCGGTGGCCGAGCAGGCTGCCGAGACCGAATCGGACGCTGAGACGGCCGCCACCGAGCCGGATGACGCGTCCGCGGCGGCGTCGACCTCCGATGCTGAGGCGGGCGTTACGCCCCTCGACGCCGACCCGCCGACGGTCCTCGTGGACCGCGCCGAAGCGGAAGAGACAGACCCAGTGGAGCGATCGCCGGAACCCGTCGACCGCTCTGACCCGGAGCCGTCGTCGAGTACGCCGGACTCGACGGCCGTGCCGGAACCGCTGGCCGAACCGGCCCGTCGGGAGGACTCACGGGTGGATGCCCGGGACGCGGATCCCGGGGCCGCAGAGACACTCTGGGAACTCGGCCATCTGGTCACCTACGTCCTGCTTCGAGCGTTCAGCGGACTCCGCTATGGGGTTCGACTCGCGTATGCGCAAGTGACTGGGCAGTCGAAGCCGGTCGATCGACTCGCCCCGCTCTCGATCGGGGGCGATCCGGACCGATCGGCGTCCACGCGGTTCGCGATTCGCGTCCTGATCGTTCTGCTCGCGGTCATCGGGGGGCTGGTGGTCTTTGCCGTCGCTGGCCTCTGA
- the rmuC gene encoding DNA recombination protein RmuC: MAITDLLLGAVLLGLLFVIGLLFQVRRTVAESDAGVETDQLTAALSQSLSSMEFGETVSRIEDRAGKIESLHDDFDRLLRAPRERGEFGEVQLEVMLSDHLHPGMYGIREQVVGSKTPDAHVETPEGIVAIDSKFPLDRYEQFLQADDPEQKRAHKRAFRDAVESQLAKIERDYVDPSAGTTDFAFAYIPSESVYYHLITEEYDLLREYTKRGVQVVSPLTLGHKLELLKTGAQAQKLSEEAEAVLDHLAQLGDRFESVEDEWSTHKRHVDNAAKRADDVDRALGQVRDAFDRIDRPEGNLSVTED; encoded by the coding sequence ATGGCTATCACCGACCTGCTTCTCGGGGCCGTGTTGCTCGGCTTGCTCTTCGTGATCGGACTCCTCTTCCAGGTCCGGCGGACTGTCGCCGAGTCCGACGCCGGCGTCGAGACCGACCAGCTAACCGCCGCACTCTCTCAGAGCCTCTCCTCGATGGAGTTCGGTGAGACGGTCTCGCGGATCGAGGACCGGGCGGGGAAGATCGAGTCCCTCCATGATGACTTCGACCGGCTGTTGCGGGCCCCTCGCGAACGCGGGGAGTTCGGCGAGGTCCAACTGGAGGTCATGCTCTCCGATCACCTCCACCCGGGGATGTACGGGATCAGAGAGCAGGTCGTCGGTTCGAAGACCCCCGACGCACACGTCGAGACCCCGGAGGGGATCGTGGCGATCGACTCGAAGTTCCCGCTGGATCGCTACGAGCAGTTCCTCCAGGCCGACGATCCCGAGCAAAAACGGGCGCACAAGCGGGCCTTCCGAGACGCCGTGGAATCTCAACTCGCGAAGATCGAACGGGATTACGTCGACCCCAGTGCGGGCACCACGGACTTTGCCTTTGCCTACATTCCTTCGGAGAGTGTCTACTACCATCTGATTACCGAGGAGTACGACCTGTTGCGGGAGTACACCAAACGAGGTGTGCAGGTCGTCTCCCCGCTCACCCTGGGGCACAAACTCGAACTGCTCAAGACCGGGGCGCAGGCCCAGAAGCTCTCCGAGGAGGCCGAGGCGGTGCTCGATCACCTGGCCCAGCTGGGGGACCGCTTCGAGTCCGTCGAGGACGAGTGGAGTACCCACAAACGACACGTGGACAACGCGGCCAAACGAGCGGACGACGTGGACCGGGCGCTGGGCCAGGTGCGTGATGCCTTCGACCGGATCGATCGGCCGGAGGGCAACCTCTCCGTGACCGAGGACTAG
- a CDS encoding ATP-dependent DNA ligase, whose translation MEYGRLVELYAELSATEANTEQTALIARTLTARPETVELLVTLLQGRPFVAWDDRDLGVSSSLTRTAIAKATGHSEAQIEEWWRETGDLGSAAARAIENDRQQTLFGQSLTVEGVQDTLEAIAAYDGAGSQERKVDAIAGLLSDAEPETAQYLVRTVLENLRIGVGEGTIRDAIAQAFLGGSEADIAAVERAYQVTNDYRTVAAVARGSGVEGLAELEIQVGRPIAVMLAEKAESVRTGMDRVAPDGPVLAEYKYDGMRAQVHVDGADVTVFTRRLADVTAQFPDVVAAVQEHVDAEQAILEGEIVGYDPETGGTLPFQTLSKRIKRKYDLQATKTEIPVTLLLFDAMYVEESLLEAPLTQRLDRLESVLTESTQEIERARNCMSEDPAAIEALYEDALAAGQEGIMVKNPAATYQPGNRVGYMMKVKPTLETLDLVVTRATYSEGRRSNQLGRLYLGCRDASGEFKEVGRLSTGFTDEELATVTERLEPLIVETEGRDVVLDPELVLEVEFEEIQASPEYDSSYALRFPRFVGFRDDLAVSDVDTLDRVERLYDQ comes from the coding sequence ATGGAGTACGGCCGCCTGGTGGAGTTGTACGCGGAGCTCTCGGCGACAGAAGCGAACACGGAACAGACGGCGCTGATCGCACGCACGCTGACAGCGCGGCCCGAGACAGTCGAACTGCTCGTCACCCTCCTGCAGGGCCGGCCGTTCGTGGCCTGGGACGATCGGGATCTGGGCGTCTCCTCGAGTCTGACCAGAACGGCCATCGCGAAAGCGACCGGCCACAGCGAGGCACAGATCGAGGAGTGGTGGCGCGAGACGGGCGACCTGGGGAGCGCGGCCGCGAGAGCGATCGAAAACGACCGGCAACAGACCCTCTTCGGCCAGTCCCTGACCGTCGAGGGAGTCCAGGACACCCTCGAAGCCATCGCGGCCTACGATGGGGCGGGAAGCCAGGAACGGAAAGTCGATGCGATCGCCGGGCTGCTCTCCGACGCCGAGCCCGAGACGGCCCAGTACCTCGTCCGGACCGTCCTCGAAAACCTCCGCATCGGCGTCGGTGAGGGGACGATCAGGGACGCGATCGCCCAGGCCTTCCTCGGGGGGAGCGAGGCCGACATCGCGGCTGTCGAGCGGGCCTATCAGGTCACGAACGATTACCGGACGGTCGCAGCAGTCGCCCGTGGTTCAGGTGTGGAAGGATTGGCGGAACTCGAAATCCAGGTCGGCCGGCCGATCGCCGTGATGCTCGCTGAGAAGGCCGAATCGGTGCGCACGGGAATGGACCGTGTCGCTCCCGACGGGCCCGTCCTCGCGGAGTACAAGTACGACGGGATGCGAGCCCAGGTCCACGTCGACGGAGCGGACGTCACGGTCTTTACCCGCCGGCTGGCCGACGTCACGGCACAGTTCCCGGACGTGGTCGCGGCCGTCCAGGAGCACGTCGACGCCGAACAGGCAATTCTGGAGGGCGAGATCGTGGGGTACGATCCCGAAACGGGCGGGACCCTTCCGTTCCAGACCCTCTCGAAGCGCATCAAGCGCAAGTACGACCTGCAGGCCACGAAAACGGAGATCCCAGTAACCCTGCTGCTCTTCGACGCGATGTACGTCGAGGAGTCGCTACTTGAGGCCCCGCTCACGCAACGGCTCGACCGGCTCGAATCGGTTCTCACGGAGTCCACCCAGGAGATCGAACGGGCCCGAAACTGCATGAGCGAGGACCCGGCGGCCATCGAAGCCCTCTACGAGGACGCGTTAGCGGCGGGCCAGGAGGGCATCATGGTGAAGAACCCGGCGGCGACCTACCAGCCCGGGAACCGGGTGGGCTACATGATGAAGGTAAAGCCCACACTGGAGACCCTCGATCTGGTGGTCACCCGGGCGACCTACAGCGAGGGGCGGCGGTCGAACCAGCTCGGGCGGCTCTACCTGGGCTGTCGAGACGCGAGCGGCGAATTCAAGGAAGTCGGCCGGCTCTCGACGGGTTTCACCGACGAGGAACTCGCCACCGTCACCGAGCGACTGGAGCCACTGATCGTCGAGACCGAGGGCCGGGACGTGGTCCTCGACCCGGAACTCGTCCTGGAGGTCGAGTTCGAGGAGATCCAGGCCTCCCCCGAGTACGACTCGAGCTATGCGCTTCGCTTCCCGCGGTTCGTCGGGTTCCGGGACGACCTCGCCGTGAGCGACGTGGACACGCTCGACCGGGTCGAACGGCTCTACGACCAGTAG
- a CDS encoding restriction endonuclease: MVEELSGHEFAQFLATIWERRDWQTEVTERGEQFLVAGDQPDGTRGLILVFPGQEPVDAEAVRALVTLQEQKSLDVPVAATQGTFTDAAHQVARDNGLHLVDPSVVEETASAEGFEDLLAEYTSRGLSSRLLGLLPAVGRPSLPTVDLPTPSLGGGRRLLGLGALFLIVLLAGGLLTGALGGVPGLDLGLGGGGFSMTAVSFTQAENASVGVQWDARTQQAVVGPNGTRFEPGNDTTFLIVQFNATNPTEATQVLRERDFAVATGEKRYGPQYLQGAVGQPPVVLDAGETARGYVVFAVPAGTESATLLSRPGAEATPITFERDRSIEFQVSRG, from the coding sequence ATGGTCGAGGAGCTTTCGGGTCACGAGTTCGCACAGTTCCTCGCGACCATCTGGGAACGCCGGGACTGGCAAACCGAGGTCACCGAGCGCGGCGAGCAGTTCCTGGTCGCGGGTGATCAGCCGGATGGCACCCGCGGTCTCATTCTGGTGTTTCCCGGCCAGGAGCCAGTCGACGCCGAAGCAGTCCGGGCGCTGGTGACCCTCCAGGAGCAGAAATCCCTCGACGTGCCGGTCGCGGCGACCCAGGGCACGTTCACCGATGCGGCCCACCAGGTTGCCAGGGACAACGGCCTGCACCTGGTCGATCCGAGCGTCGTCGAGGAGACCGCCTCGGCCGAGGGCTTCGAGGACTTGCTCGCGGAGTACACGTCACGGGGCCTGTCGAGTCGGTTGCTCGGCCTGCTTCCGGCCGTCGGCCGCCCCTCGCTCCCCACGGTCGATCTGCCGACCCCGAGCCTGGGCGGTGGGCGACGGCTCCTCGGTCTCGGGGCGCTCTTCCTGATCGTCCTGCTGGCAGGGGGCCTCCTGACGGGCGCCCTGGGAGGAGTTCCGGGGCTGGACCTCGGCCTCGGTGGCGGTGGGTTCAGCATGACGGCGGTCTCGTTTACGCAGGCCGAGAACGCCTCGGTCGGGGTCCAGTGGGACGCCAGAACCCAGCAGGCAGTCGTGGGCCCGAACGGGACCCGATTCGAGCCGGGCAACGACACGACCTTTCTAATCGTCCAGTTCAACGCGACGAACCCGACCGAAGCGACACAGGTCCTCCGGGAACGGGACTTCGCGGTTGCCACCGGCGAGAAGCGATACGGCCCGCAGTATCTCCAGGGGGCGGTCGGACAGCCACCGGTCGTCCTCGATGCCGGGGAGACAGCCCGGGGATACGTCGTCTTTGCCGTTCCAGCGGGGACCGAGTCGGCGACACTGCTCTCCCGGCCCGGGGCCGAAGCCACGCCGATCACCTTCGAGCGGGATCGCTCGATCGAGTTTCAGGTCAGTCGCGGCTAA